From the Canis aureus isolate CA01 chromosome 33, VMU_Caureus_v.1.0, whole genome shotgun sequence genome, one window contains:
- the DDIT4L gene encoding DNA damage-inducible transcript 4-like protein, with protein sequence MVATGSLSSKNSANISELLDQGFHPGSLLNDFDYWDYVVPEPNLNEVIFEETTCQSLAKMLENCLSKSKQTKLGCSKVLVPEKLTQRIAQDVLRLSSTEPCGLRGCVMHVNLEIENVCKKLDKIVCDSSVVPTFELTLVFKQENCSWTSFRDFFFSRGRFSSGLRRTLILSSGFRLVKKKLYSLIGTTVIEEC encoded by the exons ATGGTGGCAACTGGCAGTTTGAGCAGTAAGAACTCGGCCAACATTTCAGAGTTGCTGGACCAAGGCTTCCACCCCGGGAGCCTGCTAAATG ATTTTGACTACTGGGATTACGTTGTTCCGGAACCCAACCTCAATGAGGTGATATTTGAGGAGACAACTTGCCAGAGTTTGGCTAAAATGCTGGAGAACTGTCTGTCCAAATCAAAGCAAACCAAGCTTGGTTGCTCAAAAGTCCTTGTCCCTGAGAAACTGACCCAGAGGATTGCCCAAGATGTCCTGCGGCTCTCCTCCACCGAGCCCTGCGGCCTGCGAGGATGTGTTATGCACGTGAACTTGGAAATTGAAAACGTATGTAAAAAGCTGGATAAGATTGTGTGTGATTCTAGTGTGGTGCCCACTTTCGAGCTCACACTTGTGTTTAAGCAGGAGAACTGCTCATGGACTAGCTTCAGGGATTTTTTCTTCAGTCGCGGTCGCTTCTCATCTGGCCTCAGGCGAACTTTGATCCTGAGTTCAGGATTCCGACTGGTTAAGAAAAAGCTTTACTCCTTGATTGGAACAACAGTCATTGAAGAGtgctga